A window of Rhipicephalus microplus isolate Deutch F79 chromosome X, USDA_Rmic, whole genome shotgun sequence genomic DNA:
cattgaacatatgtgcaaagctaaagcaattgagtgcagtcttataagctttggtgcatctttttgtaaacttgtatgagctaaacacagctAATTAAGACAAAACTGTTCTGGGTGTTGTTgataaactgtcacaaggcacaactaaatgtcggaaagcctgttaatgcccatcactgtgggtgtgttcATTATGTAGTGCAAATAATAATTTCCAACGATTCCAACTACATGCCAACTACGAAGTGATTGACAGCCGTACAGTAGTGGACGAATtcagattgattctggcttccaggggttcaaacaaatgacattgcagcctcacaggagacaagactgcttgtcgaaaaaTTTGCTTTGACACcttatgttaacatatttttcatattttcaagcttccatcttttaagggtcagtttagttcacctgcaccaatccgaactggttcacagcagtgcacgagaagttcagaacttgtgcggcaggagttcagctgtgcggcatcacaagtgattgacaaggtggaatccttatttttgtttgcttaatttaatgaggtgcaaacatcttggcaaaacacgccgcatttataggggtgggtacagcacctacgtctaatgctatgttgtttgttaagctgtgcgagcggctgcaccaaaccagcgccgtcagagcagaaggtacaggaaagtcatgaaatagtttggtgctgtacctctcctgcgctttttgaaatgaatggcaagatttagaagatgccattgctgcgccactgaaacgaatgacgaggtgcagcactttgtaaaatggatcatgtcgTGCAGGCGAATCAAAGGTGAAGGCTCATACGTTTCGGCTGGACAACTTAGACGCGCTCATGAAAACATTGCAGTGACTAGTTTGTCCCTCGAATTACAGGTAGTACGAACTTATCATCAAAAATGCTGCGCGGGGATAGTCGTTAGGGCCAAGAGGCACATTTAGCTTGCCATGGTCTGTTTGGGCTTCATAAACTGTTCGGTTTCGGTGGAAAACAAAAAGGTATCCTTCTTACTGTATAATGCGTAAAGAAAGAAGAGTGAGCGATGTTTTGTGTGCGTCAATTACGTACTAATGAagcgtttttctttgtttcttccaggTAAGAGAACAACAAACTGATGGCTTCTTATGGTAAGATAGTACTAAGCTACCATGACACACTTCTCCGCGAGTCGGATGTGGAGTTGCTCGATGAAACGAACTGGGTGAATGACAACATTATATGGTTTTGGATGCAATACCTTGAGAATGAGCTCTACGCGTCCAGCTGCGACTCATTCGCCTTCGTGGGACCTGACGTTGTACAACTTGTCAAGCTCGGTGCAACGCTCAACGTTGAGCAGGTGCTCAAGTCACTGGATCTGAAACATAAAAAATTGATATTGCTGCCAATCAACGACTGTCGAGATTTCGAGCTGCCTGGTGGTTGTCACTGGAGCCTCCTTGTTTACAACCAAGCAAAGAAGATGTTCGAGCATTACGACTCATCTAATGGACATAACCACTCCCATGCCAAGACAATCGCTCGAGCTTTAACGCCTCTTCTCTCGCTAAGGGAAGGTCGAGTCGTCGAGTCCGACTGCCTGCAGCAGCATAATTCACACGACTGCGGTCTTTACGTTATGTACAACCTACAACAAGTCTGTGCTGAACATATCGTGCTTCCGGAAAGTGATGGTAGTCGTAAGACTTTGCTCACGAGTTGGATGCAGCAGAACAGAAAGACACTGAAAGAACTCATCACGAAGCTTAGTCGGCCAGAGTGAATAAGCATTGTGTTTTAGCTGTCGCGCTATTCTTGATCAAgtttgattaattgatttgtggagtttaacgtcccaaaatcactatttgattataagcgacgccgtagtggagggctccagaatttttgatcacctggggttcttgaacgtgcacccaaatctgagcacacggccctacaacatttccgcctccatcggaaatgcagccgccacagccgggatttgatcccgcgacctgcgggtcagcagccgagtaccttagccactagaccaccgtggctgggctTTGAAGTAATAAAGGTCAACATGATTTCCGTCTCAACTTGGCCGtttccctttttttatttttttctatatgtCAATACAAAGCGATTTGAGCCCTGCAGTTCGCGCCTTCTTGTTAATTCAGTCTTTAACAGCATGGCGACTTGCTTGTGTGGCCAAATGTAATAGGTAtgcaactagcccaagctgccacacttctaagctacaGTACAGTAACAACGCATAACGCAAGGACGCAGCTTTTATGTTTTGTGGCGCTGGCATCGTCAGCGGCGACTTCGTTACAGTGGTTGGAATGgaaaagtgtgatgagcggcaagcggcgcTTACCGAGTACAGTGATGCCTCCGAGGAGGAGCCGCATGGTGGCGCGCGCAATCGTTTATACGTGCATGtcatttgagaaacgattgaaagaaatgggggaagagcgttgggctacgAAGGTTTTCAGGTACTTATACAcaaagaatgtcaatacaaaat
This region includes:
- the LOC119161529 gene encoding sentrin-specific protease 8, which encodes MASYGKIVLSYHDTLLRESDVELLDETNWVNDNIIWFWMQYLENELYASSCDSFAFVGPDVVQLVKLGATLNVEQVLKSLDLKHKKLILLPINDCRDFELPGGCHWSLLVYNQAKKMFEHYDSSNGHNHSHAKTIARALTPLLSLREGRVVESDCLQQHNSHDCGLYVMYNLQQVCAEHIVLPESDGSRKTLLTSWMQQNRKTLKELITKLSRPE